The following proteins are encoded in a genomic region of Acidobacteriota bacterium:
- a CDS encoding OmcA/MtrC family decaheme c-type cytochrome: MSMVSRTALTLLAGLIAVPFTPVNRTATNNAPEQQAAPAAYATTAKEAYLAPEALTYIRPGFNIKIQAVTNFGPGQKPVVELYFTDDLGGPLDRLGLVTPGTISTRYVPALWNPTTRRYTDYIGYNADPAKNANPSRDNTGTWQELEIGHYKYTFFNALPATMDPTKPHTLAAMGVRNTTDIVGKPYYAVPKYLDFVPSTNAAATTFNAMTVARCNQCHDPLALHGGNYRDIKTCVLCHNPNNMTGNISATESRVQFDGQIFFHALHMGKNELVVPELTYPQDVRFCTTCHDPAAAGGASWYTYPSIAACGSCHDDVNFTTGANHTAGPAADGTCATCHKPEGSADWDAGIKNAHVVPIQSKQLKGYTAQILSVANAGPGKKIAVTFQLKSGDGSFVDPGVYKDTTKGSISIKLGGPTTDYTNAGMAAAGQPFSEAAQTATYNATNGQAVYTFTNAIPAAAKGSYVVSIDTRRAYTLNPAPKNGPATINEGAPNQPFYFAVTGTTVVPRRTSVALSKCNVCHARLDNLFSHGGQRIETQHCAICHNPNATDIGRRPTDGSANPGESIEFARMIHRIHTGAELTQDYSIYGFGGAAANFNEVTYPGDRRNCLACHVNAAAYSLPLPNSNVPVVTDRDYYSPRGSTTAACTGCHDSRDVLAHAYINTAYFPNNPTVPADACGTCHATGADAGVDKVHAR; encoded by the coding sequence GTCCATGGTTTCCCGCACGGCCCTCACGTTGCTGGCTGGCCTGATCGCGGTTCCGTTCACTCCGGTGAACCGCACGGCCACCAACAACGCGCCCGAACAGCAGGCCGCTCCCGCGGCCTACGCGACGACCGCCAAGGAGGCGTACCTCGCCCCCGAAGCGCTCACGTACATCCGTCCCGGGTTCAACATCAAGATCCAGGCCGTGACGAACTTCGGGCCCGGCCAAAAGCCGGTCGTCGAGCTCTACTTCACCGACGATCTCGGCGGGCCGCTCGACCGCCTCGGCCTCGTGACGCCGGGCACCATCTCGACGCGGTACGTCCCGGCGCTCTGGAACCCGACGACGAGGCGCTACACGGACTACATCGGCTACAACGCCGACCCCGCGAAGAACGCGAACCCGAGCCGTGACAACACGGGCACGTGGCAGGAACTCGAGATCGGCCACTACAAGTACACGTTCTTCAACGCCCTCCCCGCGACGATGGACCCGACGAAGCCGCACACGCTCGCCGCGATGGGCGTGCGCAACACGACCGACATCGTCGGGAAGCCCTACTACGCGGTTCCGAAGTATCTCGACTTCGTCCCGTCCACGAACGCGGCCGCGACGACGTTCAACGCGATGACGGTCGCGCGCTGCAACCAGTGCCATGACCCGCTCGCGCTGCACGGCGGCAACTACCGCGACATCAAGACGTGCGTCCTCTGCCACAACCCGAACAACATGACGGGCAACATCAGCGCCACGGAATCGCGCGTCCAGTTCGACGGGCAGATCTTCTTCCACGCCCTCCACATGGGCAAGAACGAGCTCGTCGTTCCGGAACTCACGTATCCGCAGGACGTCCGCTTCTGCACAACCTGCCACGACCCGGCGGCAGCCGGCGGCGCGAGCTGGTACACGTATCCGTCCATCGCGGCCTGCGGCTCCTGCCACGACGACGTGAACTTCACGACGGGCGCGAACCACACGGCCGGCCCCGCGGCCGACGGCACGTGCGCCACCTGCCACAAGCCGGAAGGCAGCGCGGATTGGGATGCGGGCATCAAGAACGCCCACGTCGTTCCGATCCAGTCCAAGCAGCTCAAGGGCTACACGGCCCAGATCCTGTCGGTCGCGAACGCCGGCCCCGGCAAGAAGATCGCCGTGACCTTCCAGCTCAAGAGCGGCGACGGCTCGTTCGTCGACCCGGGCGTCTACAAGGACACGACAAAGGGCAGCATCAGCATCAAGCTCGGCGGCCCGACGACCGACTACACGAACGCCGGCATGGCCGCGGCCGGCCAGCCGTTCAGTGAAGCCGCCCAGACCGCGACGTACAACGCGACGAACGGCCAGGCCGTCTACACGTTCACGAACGCCATCCCGGCGGCGGCCAAGGGCTCGTACGTCGTTTCGATCGACACCCGCCGCGCCTACACGTTGAACCCGGCGCCGAAGAACGGCCCGGCCACGATCAACGAGGGCGCGCCGAACCAGCCGTTCTACTTCGCGGTCACGGGCACGACGGTCGTCCCGCGCCGCACGTCCGTCGCGCTCTCGAAGTGCAACGTCTGCCACGCGAGGCTCGATAACCTCTTCTCGCACGGCGGCCAGCGCATCGAGACCCAGCACTGCGCCATCTGCCACAACCCGAACGCCACCGACATCGGCCGCCGCCCGACGGACGGCTCGGCCAACCCCGGCGAGTCCATCGAGTTCGCGCGCATGATCCACCGGATCCACACGGGCGCGGAGCTGACGCAGGACTACTCGATCTACGGATTCGGCGGCGCGGCCGCGAACTTCAACGAGGTCACGTACCCCGGCGACCGCCGGAACTGCCTCGCCTGCCATGTGAACGCCGCCGCGTACTCGCTCCCGCTCCCGAACTCCAACGTCCCGGTCGTCACGGACCGCGATTACTACTCGCCTCGCGGGTCGACCACGGCCGCCTGCACGGGCTGCCACGACAGCCGCGACGTCCTCGCGCACGCGTACATCAACACGGCGTACTTCCCGAACAACCCCACGGTCCCCGCCGACGCGTGCGGCACGTGCCACGCCACCGGTGCGGACGCCGGCGTCGACAAGGTTCACGCGCGGTAA
- a CDS encoding DmsE family decaheme c-type cytochrome, which produces MKHLSLGVAFAALAAFAAGPAVAQAPAKPAAKVEAGPSCADCHDEAKIFASNPHSRGYAAAHKGATGNAVCETCHGDGKKHMDAGGDKSLIKTLHGGRATDTCQTCHKQSAERASFWNSVHASSEAVNCLSCHSVHKSGQGQKALLKSDPNQLCATCHQDVKASFTAMPYAHRLKDGVMSCVSCHDPHGRPVNHAVRQTRAGEPGCVSCHAEKKGPFVYPHVTGIVGSCQSCHRPHGSPYPHQLTRATVYTQCLECHSTLSTGTLGSQPPSFHNISLPRYQNCTTCHTAVHGSQRDPQLLK; this is translated from the coding sequence GTGAAACACCTCTCGCTCGGAGTTGCCTTCGCCGCCCTCGCCGCATTCGCGGCGGGGCCGGCGGTGGCCCAGGCGCCGGCCAAGCCGGCGGCGAAGGTGGAGGCCGGGCCCTCGTGCGCCGACTGCCACGACGAGGCCAAAATCTTCGCCAGTAATCCCCATTCCCGTGGCTACGCCGCCGCGCACAAGGGCGCGACGGGCAACGCGGTCTGCGAAACGTGTCACGGCGACGGCAAGAAACACATGGATGCGGGCGGCGACAAGTCGCTCATCAAAACGCTCCATGGCGGCCGCGCCACCGACACGTGCCAGACCTGCCACAAGCAGTCCGCGGAGCGCGCGTCCTTCTGGAACAGCGTGCACGCGTCGTCCGAGGCGGTGAATTGCCTCTCCTGCCACTCCGTCCACAAGTCGGGCCAGGGCCAGAAGGCTCTTCTCAAGTCCGACCCCAACCAGCTCTGCGCGACCTGCCACCAGGACGTCAAGGCCTCGTTCACCGCCATGCCATACGCACACCGTCTCAAGGACGGCGTCATGTCGTGCGTGAGCTGCCACGATCCTCACGGCCGCCCGGTGAACCACGCCGTGCGACAGACCCGCGCGGGCGAGCCGGGCTGCGTCTCCTGCCACGCGGAGAAGAAGGGCCCCTTCGTCTATCCCCACGTCACCGGCATCGTCGGCAGCTGCCAGTCGTGCCACCGTCCGCACGGGTCCCCGTACCCGCACCAGCTGACGAGGGCCACGGTTTACACCCAGTGTCTCGAGTGCCACTCCACGCTCTCGACGGGCACGCTGGGCTCGCAGCCGCCTTCTTTCCACAACATCTCGCTGCCGCGCTACCAGAACTGCACGACGTGCCACACGGCCGTCCACGGTTCGCAGCGCGACCCGCAGCTTCTGAAGTAA